Proteins encoded in a region of the uncultured Fibrobacter sp. genome:
- the epmA gene encoding EF-P lysine aminoacylase EpmA, producing the protein MSFKPTCDRDSWVKRQALMNKVRRFFEGRGVLEVETPTLSNAGGTDPQLDYFEVEGEHFMMTSPEFHMKRLLAAGFGDIFQITKSFRKDEFGAHHNNEFSMVEWYRVGMPQEKLMDEVEALVSEIIGKPINARRTRWIDAFKNYAGVNPLTASGEEFAAACTVRDIPLPADGTTMSREDWWDYLMVFAVEPELAKNGPEFILDYPQSQAALAQTYVGEDGYTWARRFELFVDQVELCNGYTELTDAAEQRRRFAADLEIRRGMNKPQPPIDENFLAALESGMPACSGVALGLDRLFMLAMGKSEIKDVILFPSPIA; encoded by the coding sequence ATGTCTTTTAAGCCGACCTGCGACCGCGATTCTTGGGTAAAGCGTCAAGCCTTGATGAACAAGGTGCGTCGCTTCTTTGAAGGTCGCGGAGTGCTTGAAGTGGAAACGCCGACGCTTTCGAATGCGGGCGGTACCGATCCTCAGCTAGACTACTTTGAAGTCGAGGGCGAGCATTTCATGATGACGAGCCCCGAGTTCCACATGAAGCGCTTGCTTGCGGCAGGTTTCGGTGATATCTTCCAGATTACAAAGTCTTTTCGCAAAGATGAATTCGGTGCCCACCATAACAATGAATTCAGCATGGTGGAGTGGTACCGCGTCGGCATGCCGCAAGAAAAGTTGATGGACGAAGTCGAGGCGCTCGTTTCTGAAATTATAGGCAAACCGATTAACGCTCGCCGCACGCGCTGGATTGATGCGTTCAAGAATTATGCGGGCGTGAATCCGCTGACGGCTTCGGGCGAAGAATTTGCCGCAGCCTGTACGGTCCGCGATATCCCGCTCCCGGCCGATGGCACGACCATGTCCCGCGAAGACTGGTGGGATTACCTGATGGTGTTTGCGGTGGAACCCGAGCTAGCCAAGAACGGTCCCGAGTTCATTCTGGATTACCCGCAGTCGCAAGCGGCTCTCGCGCAAACGTATGTGGGCGAAGACGGCTACACTTGGGCTCGTCGATTCGAACTGTTCGTAGACCAGGTGGAACTTTGCAACGGCTACACGGAACTTACCGATGCTGCGGAACAGCGCAGGCGCTTTGCTGCGGATCTTGAAATCCGTCGCGGCATGAACAAGCCGCAACCGCCGATTGACGAAAACTTCTTGGCGGCGCTTGAATCGGGAATGCCCGCCTGCTCTGGCGTGGCGCTAGGTCTAGACCGATTGTTTATGTTAGCAATGGGAAAGTCCGAAATCAAGGACGTAATTCTTTTCCCGAGCCCTATTGCTTAA
- a CDS encoding TlpA disulfide reductase family protein codes for MELGRKITSSRGVFSAVCTLLLATAFLFSACGQEHFQAAPTKITDFKGKLLDGSLSTYQAEKGTVTLIALTASWCPGCRAELPHLKKLDEEFADRGFKILMVNEDDSPKIGAKYNKAAGIKWTTFHWNYDMMNALGNPGVIPVTYLVNPQDSIVKINVGDFDENQMRKLIEKALKQ; via the coding sequence ATGGAACTTGGGCGTAAAATAACCTCCTCACGAGGTGTTTTTTCTGCGGTTTGCACGCTGCTTTTGGCAACGGCATTCCTGTTTTCTGCATGCGGGCAGGAACACTTTCAGGCAGCACCCACCAAAATCACCGATTTCAAAGGGAAACTTCTTGACGGAAGTCTTTCAACTTATCAAGCCGAAAAAGGGACGGTCACCCTAATCGCACTCACCGCCTCGTGGTGCCCCGGCTGTCGCGCCGAGCTCCCCCACCTCAAGAAACTTGACGAAGAATTTGCCGACAGAGGTTTCAAGATTTTGATGGTGAACGAAGACGACTCGCCTAAAATCGGAGCAAAATACAACAAGGCCGCAGGCATCAAGTGGACAACATTCCATTGGAATTACGACATGATGAATGCACTCGGCAACCCGGGCGTCATTCCCGTGACCTACCTTGTGAACCCACAGGACAGCATCGTGAAAATCAACGTCGGCGACTTCGACGAGAATCAGATGCGAAAGTTAATTGAAAAAGCCCTTAAGCAATAG
- a CDS encoding FISUMP domain-containing protein — translation MKILRGVLFLGVLALGATTTFAQPELRDAIDNGDIATAQKIVKKGAAEEIYCGKLSPTDAVKVYEKIFKAMPYESFSNCQSQFSYGYGTKVCANAKAMDACTEVISFLLLEGESGNTKALETLESVAKVALKTKGYSKPVKVDADTSIWVPCPKKKGEARDKCIEECYEKAGSLRDTIREAACATKPEHFVDTTIKVTVPSPLYEKLRKGLLEGYWKTPKSAAEKYSKIMQASAKALSIPDTAIINLAYVDRWADKHKADSTALPGGELFRFCTSWQPAVDSILGAKEFETRCPVFESFVDNRDGQTYRVKEINGTRWFVQNLNFAIEENSMCYDREEENCATYGRLYTQEAALTACPEGTRLATDDDWKMLEIYAGGANEAAVRLRSNGSDDYAFTAMFGGYANKNGISVIQGEGAYFWTSKDVGDGRGIARSMFNTDKEVSAIPVDKKFWLSVRCVVNAAPAEESAPAAAE, via the coding sequence ATGAAAATTCTTAGAGGTGTGTTATTTTTGGGAGTTCTTGCTTTGGGCGCTACAACTACATTTGCCCAGCCGGAACTTCGCGATGCTATTGATAATGGCGATATTGCAACAGCCCAGAAGATTGTGAAGAAGGGCGCTGCCGAAGAAATCTATTGTGGCAAGCTTTCGCCTACCGATGCGGTCAAGGTTTACGAAAAAATCTTCAAGGCCATGCCTTACGAATCGTTCTCGAATTGCCAATCGCAATTCTCTTACGGTTACGGCACCAAGGTTTGCGCCAACGCCAAGGCCATGGATGCATGTACCGAAGTGATTTCATTCTTGCTCCTGGAAGGCGAATCGGGCAACACGAAGGCTCTTGAAACTTTGGAATCGGTGGCTAAGGTTGCCCTGAAGACGAAGGGCTATTCCAAGCCGGTCAAGGTTGACGCCGACACAAGCATTTGGGTACCTTGCCCCAAAAAGAAGGGCGAAGCCCGTGACAAGTGCATTGAAGAATGCTATGAAAAGGCTGGCAGCCTACGCGACACCATTCGCGAAGCCGCTTGCGCTACCAAGCCGGAACACTTTGTCGATACGACTATCAAGGTGACGGTTCCTTCTCCGCTTTACGAAAAGCTCCGCAAGGGCTTGCTCGAAGGCTACTGGAAGACTCCGAAGAGCGCTGCTGAAAAGTATTCGAAGATTATGCAGGCCTCTGCCAAGGCTCTCTCGATTCCGGATACGGCGATCATTAACCTGGCTTACGTAGACCGCTGGGCCGACAAGCACAAGGCCGACTCTACGGCTCTCCCGGGTGGCGAACTCTTCCGTTTCTGCACGTCTTGGCAGCCGGCGGTGGACTCTATCTTGGGTGCCAAGGAATTTGAAACCCGTTGCCCGGTGTTCGAATCGTTCGTGGACAATCGCGATGGCCAGACTTACAGGGTTAAGGAAATCAATGGCACGCGCTGGTTTGTGCAGAACTTGAACTTTGCCATCGAAGAAAATTCCATGTGCTATGACCGCGAAGAAGAAAACTGCGCTACTTATGGTCGTCTGTATACGCAAGAAGCTGCTTTGACGGCTTGCCCCGAAGGCACTCGTCTTGCAACCGATGACGATTGGAAAATGCTTGAAATTTATGCCGGTGGTGCAAATGAAGCGGCAGTCCGCCTGCGTAGCAATGGCTCTGATGATTATGCCTTTACGGCCATGTTCGGTGGCTATGCTAACAAGAACGGCATCTCGGTGATTCAGGGCGAAGGTGCTTATTTCTGGACGAGCAAGGATGTGGGTGACGGTCGCGGTATTGCACGCTCCATGTTCAACACCGACAAAGAAGTGTCTGCTATTCCGGTTGACAAAAAGTTCTGGCTCTCTGTGCGCTGCGTCGTGAATGCGGCTCCTGCAGAAGAATCCGCTCCCGCTGCCGCCGAGTAA
- a CDS encoding type IV pilus twitching motility protein PilT — MAYNIQDLLSEMVQRGASDLHITAGAPPLIRLSGKLTPIGEDKLKPDETMRMTYSLMNEGQKKTFEQQKECDFSFGIANLARFRANAYLQRGCVALALRIIPLEIKTFKDLGLPKIMAEFTTRPSGLVLVTGATGSGKSTTLAAMIDKINKERHDHILTVEDPIEFLHKHQGCMINQREVGSDTNSFAQALKMALRQDPDVVLIGEMRDLETIRAALTIAETGHLAFATLHTNSCVQTINRVVDAFPKGEQQTVRTQLSFVLQGVICQTLMPRIGGGRVMAYEVMNVTPGIRALIRDDKVHQIESMIEIGQKFGMNTMNMCLCELVKNHKVDRFDALARSPSPDQLEQLFVKEGV; from the coding sequence ATGGCATACAATATTCAAGATCTTCTTTCTGAAATGGTCCAGCGTGGCGCTTCTGACTTGCATATTACGGCAGGTGCGCCCCCTCTCATTCGACTTTCCGGCAAGCTCACGCCTATTGGCGAAGACAAGCTGAAACCGGACGAAACCATGCGCATGACCTATAGCTTGATGAACGAAGGCCAAAAGAAGACGTTCGAACAGCAGAAGGAATGCGACTTTTCTTTCGGTATTGCAAACCTCGCTCGTTTCCGTGCGAACGCTTATTTGCAGCGCGGTTGCGTGGCTTTGGCCTTGCGTATTATTCCGCTTGAAATCAAGACCTTTAAGGATCTCGGCCTCCCGAAAATTATGGCCGAATTCACGACCCGTCCGTCTGGCCTTGTGTTGGTGACGGGTGCTACCGGTTCCGGTAAGTCTACGACCTTGGCTGCCATGATTGACAAGATCAACAAGGAACGTCACGACCACATTCTGACGGTGGAAGACCCGATTGAATTCTTGCACAAGCATCAGGGTTGTATGATCAACCAGCGCGAAGTCGGTAGCGATACCAATAGCTTTGCCCAGGCGCTTAAGATGGCGCTTCGTCAGGACCCTGACGTGGTGCTTATCGGCGAAATGCGTGACCTTGAAACGATCCGTGCCGCCCTTACCATTGCAGAAACGGGTCACTTGGCTTTTGCAACCTTGCATACCAACTCTTGCGTGCAGACCATTAACCGTGTGGTTGACGCGTTCCCGAAGGGTGAACAGCAGACCGTGCGTACGCAGCTTTCGTTCGTGCTGCAGGGCGTGATATGCCAGACCCTTATGCCGCGCATTGGCGGTGGCCGCGTGATGGCTTACGAAGTCATGAACGTGACTCCGGGTATTCGTGCCCTGATTCGCGATGACAAGGTGCACCAGATTGAATCGATGATTGAAATCGGTCAGAAGTTCGGTATGAACACCATGAACATGTGCTTGTGCGAACTGGTGAAGAACCATAAGGTTGACCGTTTCGACGCGCTTGCCCGTTCTCCGAGTCCGGACCAGCTGGAACAGTTGTTTGTGAAAGAAGGTGTGTAG